From Candidatus Methylomirabilota bacterium, one genomic window encodes:
- a CDS encoding amino acid synthesis family protein translates to MNIRKLVTIVEEIRADGRKAAARPIRKAAAVAVVENPFAGRYEERLEPLIEVGEELGGLLGKMAVDALGGRPESYGKAAIVGLDGEYEHAAAILHPTLGTPFRAAVGGGKAIIPSAKKLGAAGTAIDVPLHYKDAAFVRSHFDAMEVRVPDAPRPDEIVVALVVTDGGRPHPRVGGLTKAEAKGEDGLR, encoded by the coding sequence ATGAACATCCGCAAGCTGGTCACGATCGTCGAGGAGATCCGCGCGGACGGCCGGAAGGCGGCGGCGCGCCCGATCCGCAAGGCGGCGGCGGTCGCGGTCGTCGAAAACCCGTTCGCCGGCCGGTACGAGGAGAGGCTCGAGCCCTTGATCGAGGTGGGCGAGGAGCTGGGCGGGCTGCTCGGCAAGATGGCCGTCGACGCACTCGGCGGAAGGCCCGAGAGCTACGGCAAGGCCGCCATCGTCGGGCTCGACGGCGAGTACGAGCATGCGGCGGCCATCCTGCATCCGACGCTGGGGACGCCGTTCCGGGCCGCCGTGGGCGGCGGCAAGGCGATCATCCCGTCGGCGAAGAAGCTGGGGGCGGCCGGCACCGCCATCGACGTGCCGCTCCACTACAAGGACGCGGCGTTCGTCCGCAGCCACTTCGACGCCATGGAGGTGCGGGTGCCCGACGCGCCGCGGCCCGACGAGATCGTCGTGGCACTGGTCGTGACCGACGGCGGCCGGCCCCACCCGCGGGTCGGCGGCCTGACCAAGGCCGAGGCGAAGGGCGAGGATGGCCTCCGGTAG